One Pecten maximus chromosome 16, xPecMax1.1, whole genome shotgun sequence DNA window includes the following coding sequences:
- the LOC117345017 gene encoding steroid 17-alpha-hydroxylase/17,20 lyase-like: MEDIKDQLRDGVQNVKEMLGPMQKHVTPTSALVGLGAGLTVYWLIKRNKYKLPPGPTPIPLVGNYSLLNARDFQDQCVELSKKYGPVITIYMSTIPVVVLNTIEAVTEALVKSKADFADRPEFTSALAFSDGGKDIAMAQYTPTWKLHRKIAGSALRTYLKGSRVDDSIHGSLAQVIELFEIKKDEPFVPHTYIDLAVMNVICGLCFQKVYKFDDPKFKRIVDLENDLIDNFGSGFLEDLIPVLAKIWPSSRYKKALAMADDLFQILLDELLDHQKSFDKDNIRDFTDALILARMEAENEEDAELLSQLTDVHLKQTLSDIFFAGLDTTRFTIQWFMLYIAANPEIQKKAQMEIDQAVGRDRLPGLEDRPSMPYTEAVLHEVMRMGTVSPVGVPHAARNDTKLCGYDIPKGTTVMINHWALHFDARHWKDPKKFDPERYLDSDGNLGPKPVSWLPFSAGRRVCLGESVAKAELHLICAIFLHQFDFMIPPGETADFTPDISGIAGYTAGKYKIVVKKRY, encoded by the exons ATGGAGGATATTAAAGATCAACTACGAGACGGCGTCCAGAACGTTAAGGAAATGCTCGGACCAATGCAGAAACACGTCACACCAACTTCCGCTTTAGTGGGACTCGGGGCTGGTCTAACTGTGTATTGGCTGATCAAACGGAACAAATACAAACTTCCACCAGGACCTACCCCCATACCACTCGTCGGAAATTACAGTC TGCTAAATGCAAGAGATTTCCAGGACCAGTGTGTAGAGCTGTCAAAGAAATACGGACCAGTCATCACTATATATATGA GTACGATACCAGTGGTAGTTTTAAACACAATTGAAGCCGTGACGGAAGCGCTCGTCAAAAGTAAGGCGGACTTTGCTGATCGTCCAGAGTTTACGtcag CACTCGCATTTTCGGATGGAGGGAAGGACATCGCCATGGCCCAATATACTCCTACATGGAAACTGCACCGTAAGATTGCTGGTTCCGCTCTGAG AACCTACTTAAAAGGAAGCAGAGTGGACGACTCTATACACGGGTCTTTGGCCCAGGTTATCGAGTTATTCGAGATAAAGAAAGATGAGCCTTTCGTTCCTCACACCTATATAGACTTGGCTGTAATGAATGTTATCTGCGGACTTTGCTTCCAAAAAGT GTACAAGTTTGACGACCCTAAATTCAAGCGCATAGTGGATCTTGAAAATGACCTTATAGACAATTTTGGATCAGGTTTTCTTGAAGATCTGATCCCCGTTTTGGCGAAAATCTGGCCAAGCTCGCGATACAAAAAAGCTCTGGCAATGGCTGATGATCTCTTTCAAATCCTTCTGGACGAGCTGCTGGATCACCAAAAATCTTTCGACAAAG ATAACATAAGAGACTTTACTGATGCGCTGATTTTGGCGCGAATGGAGGCAGAAAATGAAGAGGATGCTGAGCTACTGAGTCAACTGACTGATGTTCATCTGAAACAGACACTGAGTGATATCTTCTTCG CTGGATTAGATACCACACGTTTCACAATACAGTGGTTCATGCTGTACATCGCTGCGAATCCAGAAATACAGAAGAAAGCACAGATGGAAATTGACCAAGCCGTCG GCCGTGACCGCCTACCTGGACTAGAAGATCGACCTTCAATGCCCTACACAGAGGCCGTTCTGCACGAAGTTATGCGGATGGGCACTGTTTCTCCTGTGGGGGTGCCACATGCCGCCAGAAACGACACAAAATTAT GTGGCTACGACATACCAAAAGGAACTACTGTTATGATAAATCATTGGGCATTGCATTTTGATGCACGACACTGGAAAGATCCCAAGAAGTTTGATCCGGAAAGGTATTTGGACTCTGATGGAAATCTTGGACCAAAACCAGTAAGCTGGCTTCCATTTTCTGCCGGTAGAAGAGTGTGTCTAGGAGAATCCGTCGCAAAAGCTGAACTTCATCTGATCTGTGCAATTTTTCTACACCAATTCGACTTCATGATTCCACCTGGCGAGACTGCCGATTTTACCCCAGATATCAGCGGTATTGCCGGGTATACTGCAGGGAAATACAAAATTGTTGTCAAAAAGAGGTATTAA